From the Cryptomeria japonica chromosome 2, Sugi_1.0, whole genome shotgun sequence genome, one window contains:
- the LOC131054308 gene encoding protein MODIFYING WALL LIGNIN-1 isoform X1, with protein sequence MLQFLPPAFWTSRRFGACRSIGSKLGTWVMIICTLLGLLAFVFGLLAEITKTETVWITGEVGSGGYVRCMYVDSGRSALVSGVGSMLAMGVAMGIGQAYMWMALCTASATDTFRPLAAWTESDSNHYTIFRWQALASFVLSWISFAVAAVLLIIGIAVEAGHTERQNVVRYKCTVVREGVFAAAGVFGLFATCMGVAFYASAVQTERLQEEEDNVRREIMELTIHYTPTSPPSPSIQQHPTFSGDLQK encoded by the exons ATGCTACAGTTTTTGCCGCCAGCCTTTTGGACTTCAAGGAGATTTGGCGC TTGCAGATCTATTGGCAGCAAATTGGGGACATGGGTCATGATTATCTGCACTCTTTTGGGCCTCCTGGCATTTGTATTTGGGCTGCTTGCAGAGATCACCAAAACAGAG ACTGTGTGGATTACAGGGGAGGTGGGAAGTGGGGGTTATGTAAGGTGCATGTATGTTGACAGTGGTAGGTCAGCTCTTGTCAGTGGGGTGGGGTCAATGTTGGCTATGGGGGTGGCAATGGGTATAGGCCAAGCATATATGTGGATGGCCCTCTGTACTGCTTCTGCAACTGATACATTTCGTCCATTGGCGGCATGGACAGAATCTGATTCTAACCATTACACTATCTTCAGATGGCAGGCTCTGGCCTCCTTTGTTCTCTCATG GATATCTTTTGCAGTGGCAGCTGTGCTTCTGATCATTGGAATTGCAGTGGAAGCAGGGCATACAGAAAGACAGAATGTGGTAAGATATAAATGTACAGTGGTGAGAGAAGGAGTGTTTGCAGCAGCAGGAGTATTTGGGCTGTTTGCAACTTGTATGGGAGTTGCATTCTATGCTAGTGCAGTACAGACAGAGAGATTGCAGGAGGAAGAAGACAATGTACGCAGAGAGATTATGGAGCTCACCATTCACTACACACCAACTTCGCCTCCATCACCATCCATACAACAACATCCTACCTTTTCTGGTGACCTGCAGAAATGA
- the LOC131054308 gene encoding protein MODIFYING WALL LIGNIN-1 isoform X2, translating into MIICTLLGLLAFVFGLLAEITKTETVWITGEVGSGGYVRCMYVDSGRSALVSGVGSMLAMGVAMGIGQAYMWMALCTASATDTFRPLAAWTESDSNHYTIFRWQALASFVLSWISFAVAAVLLIIGIAVEAGHTERQNVVRYKCTVVREGVFAAAGVFGLFATCMGVAFYASAVQTERLQEEEDNVRREIMELTIHYTPTSPPSPSIQQHPTFSGDLQK; encoded by the exons ATGATTATCTGCACTCTTTTGGGCCTCCTGGCATTTGTATTTGGGCTGCTTGCAGAGATCACCAAAACAGAG ACTGTGTGGATTACAGGGGAGGTGGGAAGTGGGGGTTATGTAAGGTGCATGTATGTTGACAGTGGTAGGTCAGCTCTTGTCAGTGGGGTGGGGTCAATGTTGGCTATGGGGGTGGCAATGGGTATAGGCCAAGCATATATGTGGATGGCCCTCTGTACTGCTTCTGCAACTGATACATTTCGTCCATTGGCGGCATGGACAGAATCTGATTCTAACCATTACACTATCTTCAGATGGCAGGCTCTGGCCTCCTTTGTTCTCTCATG GATATCTTTTGCAGTGGCAGCTGTGCTTCTGATCATTGGAATTGCAGTGGAAGCAGGGCATACAGAAAGACAGAATGTGGTAAGATATAAATGTACAGTGGTGAGAGAAGGAGTGTTTGCAGCAGCAGGAGTATTTGGGCTGTTTGCAACTTGTATGGGAGTTGCATTCTATGCTAGTGCAGTACAGACAGAGAGATTGCAGGAGGAAGAAGACAATGTACGCAGAGAGATTATGGAGCTCACCATTCACTACACACCAACTTCGCCTCCATCACCATCCATACAACAACATCCTACCTTTTCTGGTGACCTGCAGAAATGA